The DNA window GCTCTTTGCAAACAGATATGTAGTAGGTGTGTCTGTGTTTATACTGTAATGGACTTGATCTTTATTAAACTGTAGTATTATGAAATGGACGGTCATTGTTCTTGACATAGCAGGATCTGAATAACTCGTGACAAAACGCTGTTCTCAGGCTATGGTCAAGAAAGAGGCGGCCTGGTGACAAAACTCCATAATAATTACTGGAAGCCATTGGATGTCGTGCTCCTGGAGAACATTCCATGGTACATACCGGTCTACACTCATACCATAAGGATCACCTGCCAGGGGAAATTACTCAAGCCTCGTATGTCTAGATTTCAGCGAGTATCGTTTGTTCCCATCTCCAttctgtaaataattttttctaatcctTGGTTCGTGAATTTTGCTCGTGGTTTCAGTAATCAAGCGATACGTGCCTGGTAGAGAAAGGGAACGTCCTTACTACCTCGAAATGGTTCTGCGACTTCCCCCGCGTTCTGTAACAGAGTTTTCAATAGAATTAGACTATCTTTTTCTCAAGTGGCAAGAATACCCTCCGGACGCTAATCACGGGTTCTACATGGGCCCTGCAATAATAACCTCTCTTCTCCCAACTGCGAGAAATTACACCGCTCTACCTCAGGACGGAAGTACTATTTCATCCAGGTAAGGAAACAATGATCGATCAATTATTGAACAATATTCCGTTAAGCTTCGAGGACCAGTAGGTAAGAAGAGCATTACCCTTTAGGGTGGCCACTGAGATGTTGAACCTGGCaaattgagtaattttttttttttaaactggcCAGCACGGGACGTTAGTCTGAAACATCCGAAGCTGTTTCCTGATTGGTCAATGCAGCGAATATAATACAACCTAAAGCCATCATTATTGTGTGGTTGCAGTTTCAATGCATCTCGGGACGGTTACCTGGTCCAATTACGGACTGAGATTCTACTTGTCAGTCTGCCAACGCCTGACTTTAGTATGCCTTATAATGTTATTTGTCTGGCTTGTACGGCCGTGGCACTGGCTTTCGGACCCCTCCACAACATAACAACAAAGAGGCTTGTTCTCAAGCCAtctaagaaaaataaactagTTTCTTACATCAGAGAGAAACTCTCCAAAACAAAGGTAGATAAGATAGAGTAGATATGCAAAGTTCTCTTCAGTCATATTTGCTATTTGCTCCAAAAAAGAATACTCCATACACACTATTGGATCTGTCGCAAAGGCCTTGGCGACATAATATCATgagttgtaaaaataaaaacttgaagCAATTAggtaaataaatcaaacaatCGATTATCTGGTATTTCTTACATAAAATGTTGGCATATTTCATTTCTGTAAACACAAACCTTTTGAAATACCGATATACCTCTGTGACGCAAgacggaaaaaattcaaaactcgACAAATTTGGAACGAATCTGTGAGGCACAGTAGAGAACACAAATATAACATATAGTTAGATTTTATTATGAACAATTCCGATACCAATCtcattgtatacatataatatacaattgGGTACGtgacaaaaacgaaaagataAATGGACGGCTGAAAAAGTTATTCGAATATCTCGAATTGCATGGTATTATAGTATATTACTTACTTTGGTTATTTTTAATCGTAATTGCTATAATTTAATCTTGAAAAGTATTAGGTACAATTATAATGGAATTGTATAACGTACGGACAACTTGATAAATAATCAGAAGTAGAAGGATGACTTTGCAAACATAATGACAAACAGTAGAGCAGGCGACGAGAAGTGGTACATGGTGCACGCACTCCCCCTCGAACcgtcgttttcgtttttctgaTTGTCCAAGACCCCTACACAAACATTACCGCAATCTTCGCCATCGCAGATATCGCACAGCGTAGCCTTCTGCGGTTCATAAAACACTCTCGCGCGTCGACCTGAAGTTCAAAACAGATATATTAAGCATTTTGTCGGTTGTTCCCTCTCAGAATGCGATATTCTCCCACAAATTGCTGATAATAGTAAGAATATATGCAAAATGCTGTCTTACTTGAGTCGTAGTAGTCATAAATTGAGACTGGAACAGGCTTCTGTTTGGCAACCTTGTGAGTCCTGAACGCGGACACTGTCGGGCAATACTCCTCTCTTATCATCTGCGAATTGTTTTTTACTAAGTTATACTCTTGTAATGGATATATATAATAGTACATTGGTCTGAACTATAGAGATTCTGCACGTTCGtctttttttcacctaatTAATGACTTGCAAATCGCTTACCTTGTCAAAATACAAGACTACCATAGTTTCTCCATTTTTGGTCTCGACTCGTTTAACATGCTGCGATATTTCCAAGCTCGGGAGGGAGTCAATGTCGACAGTGAATCCTGACGGTAGACTTACTTCCATTACAGCCATGTTGCTTTCGTTTGCTTCTTTTGTAGGGACGAATCTGGTTGAAGGGGATAGtgaatgtaattaattttactcTAATGGCTATCGTTTTGCTAATGCTACTTTTGGCATTGTACGTCAGACATTTTGTCGTACCCAGAGCAAATTGAAAGCTGCAAGTGATTagcatttgaatttttatccacTTGAGGGTCGAGGGTGAATAGGGGCCATGCACCGGTCACATTCAGATTGTAGCTGTACGATACTTGAATTATTGCAAATCCAGTGCCGGTAGCCGTCAGGTTCACCTCTCTAGTTTTTCTGGGCAACTAAACGAGACACGGGATGTGGTCAAAAATCTAGTCCCATATTTACCAAGTAAAAAAAGGGCGTGACCAAAAAATATACCATATGCTTCTGAAGAATCATATTATTGCCTGGGTTGATATTGATATTGCTTTGACCTCCGTCTTCGTAGACAAACGATATGGCAATGTTGCTGTTCTtggatgatattttttcactcaacttaGATAGCGCATAAATTCCGATTACCGTGTCCTGCAAATAAGGGTGAGCCATCCAATAAGCAAAATGTGCAATTTTCTATGTACTATCGACTTGAAAAATCCTTGTTTTCTCCATGAAAGTGGATGATAGCTCTTTCACAGTTCTCAccagacatttttttattgcatgaACACTAAGTTATTCCATGTTCATTTTGTTTAACTATAGACCTATGTATCTGGAATTAGCATTTTTCACGTCGATGATAGATGAAAGAGAAATATTGCAACTTGCAAAATCGTATCGCGAACCTGTGTTGAGGCGAATCCTCCATCTGCGTTTCTCTGACTCACGAGCCACTTCATTATGGGTAGTGAATCGGCGACCATGTTTCGTCTGAGGTACGTAAGCAATGCATATGAAGTCATCTCAACATCTACGGAACTTGGTAACGAATACCAAGGATTCTTGTTGTCCTCTGGGATTGGTTTACTCCACCACATGTAATCCCCGCTTTGTTTGGCTTTTGATTCCAATCGATTAAATGCTGTGTCTTCGTAAGGATTCTTGGCTAAGTTTAAAACGTAGGTGCAGAGACAAAGTGAATATACATCATCGAGCCCTTCGAGATTCCGCACAATATAATCGACTCCCTTGTTTACGACATTGCTGTATTCCTCAAAATAATCCTGCAGGTGAAACACAcagtgttaaattttttttttgtaacttttcTAGTAGGTAAGGCTGTCGGTCATTATCGATCTTACCCGATTTTCAAGGAAGGCTACCAAAGTGAATGCAGTCAAAGCCAAGCCTTTAGCTGCGCCGCCTTGCATGTCGCGATGACTCACTTTTCCTACCTCAGGAAAGCTGCCGTTTGGTGATTGGTTGGTGGTGAGCCACTGAAGAGCTTCCTTTATAATTCGATCTTCTATCATAATGTGTTCTGCAGCCTGGGCAAATGACTTTGCCACAAATGCGGTCAGCCTACAACGGAATAAAATTGGTAATACAAATTGGATTGCGACTCCTGTTTCAGGGCAGATGTCTGTTAGCTATATCGCTACTCACCATGTGCTGCCACTGTGATCCGAGGTTCCAAATGCGCTAAAAGATCCGTCCTCGTGACGATAAGTCAACTCTTGCTGGTAACCAATTTCCATATATTTGAGTGCTTTTGCTTTAACTGCTTGCGTGAGTTGATCGGTGTtctataataatgaattacaGTCcagataaaaataacgaataataTCAACATGGATAAGGAATATTATTATAGAATTACACACCTTCAGATAGTTAATCACCACTATATTGGGGACAAAGTTGAGCATGTTCTGTTCTCCACATCCAAATGGCATTTTGATTAAATTCGCCAGATTCGGTATACTGGGTCCGAGAATATCCCCTGAGAATAAAGATCGTAGTGTTAGCTGGGCGGTTTATTCCTCTACCTGCTTTCAATTATCGCAAGCTTCAAATCCCTGGCAATATCTTACCGACGGCAGAAATTTCCACATGCTCAGAGCCCACTACAGCATTTCTTGGTATATCTACCGTCAAGTTGGTTTCAAATGTTTTTGCGTTTCGCAGATCAACAAATATAGCCTTGTTCCGATACTGAGTTTCTCCTTCAGACTGAAAATCCATAAAGCTAATGAACCTTGgaaatatatgtaaaaaattttattttaccattttctaataaaatatttttgataatatttcTTAAACCTAAATTTACacacttttgaataaaacaaactcaaatcaaaatttataaaatatcgaGTTTTACCTTGACAAGTAGTTTCTGCTCAATGCCATCTCCAGCCAAGGTACTGCGCGCAGTGGCCTTAATGACAATATGGCCCAAGTCCCTAGGAATAATCATGAAGGAAACAGATGCTTGCGAGTTAGCCTTGATATCGATCGTCTTTCTGCGATATAGTTCCAGCTCTGCggtaaataaatcaaattgtttatttgcgtTGAGAATACATATTGCGACACCTGCGACCCAATCTACACTTACTCGGTGTGTCATGGATCTCGTTTGATATTTCAGCAAATTCAAACTGGTTCATGTTTTCCAGTACGACCTCCGCTGTGAGATCCTTGTCCAGGTAATTGAAAACTACAATGGGTATAGCAACAATCTCTCCTCGTATCACAGAGTACGGTAGATCAAGAGATACGAAAAACGGTTGGAAGACTTTCAGCTGAAACACGGATATCCCATGTTATAGTCAATCACATTCATCAAGTCTGGAATAACTGAGTGTCAAATACACACCTTTCTTGGAGTATCAATGAGTCCCAACCCGTGAACGGAGTCAATGGAAAATGCAGTAAGCACCCAGGAGGTGATGGTGTCAGGAACGGACCGCCGAAGAACAGTTTTTCCTTCGGGCCTGTTACATtagaaaaactgtttcaacATTTATCACCATTAGTGTAACGAATTTTAtgttaatgaaaatgattcaaaatAACCGATTGTGGGTGTAAACATGGCATACAGGGTGGgacgaacaaacaaaaaaacaataaacaaaaaagaaaggaagaggCACCATATAACTACATGAATACGTAAGCGTGCAAGAAGACATGAATAAATACCCTGAAGAGAAATTCGCGAAAAGCCAGGTGTTTGAGATGTCATGCATTGGGAAAACATGGGGCTTGTTCCATACCGGGGTTGGAATACGAGAGAAGGCGTAGGGACCCGCCAATGGTGGTCTGGTTGCTATTCTGTACGTTACCGGTGGGCCGATGTCTGGCCTGAGCGTGGAGACACCAGGGTGGAAGCCATCTATTCTACCACCAACAATTCCTGGCTGGCCTGCAATCCAACTCTAACGGTATAGGTAGGTGGATAGGTCATGGTATTATTTTCTCCTACTTCATGCTGAGCTTACACACCTCGTCACTTATCGCACTTATCTTTACATTATCAAGGCGAGCGTTGCCCTTATACCAGATAAATATGACTGTTATTACGAGTTGAGATTCACGCGGGGTTAGCAGTAGTGGGAAAGTTAGCAGTTCGTTAGTTAAAAACTTTCCATTGCTGTAAGGTCTATTTCCGCCACTTGCTTCATGAGACAGTCATCTTTGATgataagagagaaaaacagaggtgaaaattttatacacacatatatggGTGTGCCTGTACATAAtagtatagatatatattagGGCAGTCCTTATTTAAGGTAAGTGCAGCAGTTATTCaccctgtcccaattattgaccttttttgattgtatctgtttgatcgttagttctaaaattaccaaaaaataaatttgtagtgTCTAACCCTCTAGCAATCGGTTTTAGTcaagaaattcacaatttgtgccgtcaatttataattttagaaaataaaagagtCAACAATTAGGTCTaaacgtgtcaataactggtGGAAAGAACGAATTGCATACcctgtaaatgaaaaaaaaatcagatttaGAGGGTGTGCAATTCATCTAGATTGCCTGGTATGAtgacatgaattttttattggaTAGTAGCACCAATATCCATTAAAGTCTCGCggttatagatttttttgaaagtcattactcttacaataaaatatatactgtgAATGAAGAAATATAACCAAAACACATGTATTTCAAATGGGGCCACCCTCTTACAGGCAGGtgttagagttgagataaagatctgaaaaaattggggaatcgtttttgaattatttggagtCGATTTGGGGGgcgaacaataaaaaattcgtcCAAGGCCTAAATatggaccaccctaatatactACACACTTGTGGATAAATCGACCCGTTTTACCCAATTGTACAGTCATTGACCATTGCCATTCATTTTCATGACTTATTTCCTAACAGTACCGTCAGAATGAGCGTTAACCAGTCTGATCATTCACTAATGACTTCCAATTCATCAGAGACGCGGTTTTTAAGGATTTTTCCAAGGATTCTAAGATTTTCCGCACATTATACAGAAGTTACAGTACCATTACTCGAAAAGTTTGCAACTTGGATGCTGCAGGCTTTATTTATTCCGAATGCCGATACATTTGATGAAATTGAGAAACGTCGACCTGTGACAACACTTATTTGACGCTACCCTTGTAGAAAAAGATTCTGGAAAAATGTCGGTGATGGCAAATTTCCGCTATTAGGTTTAATATAAAAACCGTTCAATCCGTATAGGTATGTATcacttatatacatatactatacctaagtttgtataaatattgtgTTTATGGAAAGATTACATTCTAAAGCGCTAAGAAGTTAAACTCATGAAACGATCTTTTGCAACAATCAGCCCTTAGGGTCGGGTCCAAGATGAATCGAAATAATCAAGAATCCATTCACCGAACTGAGGGGAGTCGTGAAAtgtaatcaattaattatcgcATACCCAGCATCAAGCATATGCCAAAGCCAGGTTTCAGGGAAGTTCTTGCGCACTTTCAGTTTCCCAGGTTGGATTGTAGTCGGGTCGGGGCTCGCCGCCGCACTTTCATACATCTCTTCGTCGAAATTAGCTCTTTGGTATACTATGCAATATGTTCTTTGTTATGTAACAAGTGGGAGGGTATCATTATTACTGTAATAGGCAGGTGGTAAACCAAGTCCTCGAGAAACGTTTACAACTTTGTTTTCCTTGACGGATCATCTGAATTTGCATATTGAGTACACGATTTGATTAATTCGTCCTGTCGTTCTCGTGAAATAAGTTTTCAAAGGATCGAGAACTGGGCctaatcatttttaattccgtAAAGTCagtattttcgaaattcacaGTCAACCCCtagcgaattttttttctacactcATACCAGCAAATTTCGTGGATACGAGAATGCATACTTTTCAAGtgtttggttaaaaaattatccggAACATAGAAACGTCCTGCGTGAAATAACGTTTAATAATCTTAAAATTTGCGGATCTAGGGGAAAAAACTATTTCAAAACATTTGaccaaaaaaatcgaaagctCCTGCAAAATTGGTAAAGCCATCAGGTATAATTTTGCGTCAGAGTAAATGACAGCTACACATATTAAAATGGCATTTCACCTTCAAGTATCGGAGACTTAAGAACTGAGAATACTGTGGGTAAAGATCACTCGTACGTGTGGAGatgtgtcgaaaaaaaatcgccttAGGTTCGATCTTAAACGAGCATTTGGTTGTCACATGTACCGTTATCTATACATGCCAGGTTATTGCACACGAATACAAGTTTATTATACTGTCGTAAAGAGTATTGGCGCTTGTTCAGGAAGTAATTTAAACATTACTATATTTATACTACTTCGAAATTCTGATGCGAAACTTACTAAGTGGGGACATATCGTGGACGTAGCCATTGGTCAAGACAACCGCGCCAGATTCCTGAAATACAATTATTTGGACATAATTTTCAACAGTATCTCTGCTTTCTATCAAATTTAGAGACAGATTTATCTGCAAATCGTTATACATACATTGAAGACGTCGAATGCAGTAGATGATCCAGGGCTCCAAGAAGAACTACCCCATGCCGGAAAAACAGATGAAAACTCGTTGTTCATATCGTATGACTTCAGTTCGTTCAATATTTGGTCCTGCAAACGGAGTTACGACATTGCCAAAATTCAAGCAATTGGAGATACaacatatgaaaaaaaatattatccttCTTGGTTTACAAATGTGCGATATTAgttttcctctctcttttttctaaTATGACGAAGAAACTGttcatataaaaaattcaactgtGCGTGATGCATCGAATACTCACATGTGATA is part of the Neodiprion virginianus isolate iyNeoVirg1 chromosome 5, iyNeoVirg1.1, whole genome shotgun sequence genome and encodes:
- the LOC124305534 gene encoding CD109 antigen-like isoform X2, which encodes MRCLCGQVLSKCRREIMDTLWPPLLLMLGTIATVTSSPYYTVIGPKVVRPNSEYHVSIGTTEISQPSTIYIELSGNLDSGNVFNVSQTITVEPYSTRIVRLEVGDTTPGNYKLVSRGLAGIIFSNSTDLRYIHKSYSVFVQTDRAVYKPGSKVLFRAVILDSRLRPPLSSAQLDIYITDGQGNRIKQWKRRTDSKGVFVGELQLSESPVLGNWKIFINILDQTFEKQFEVAEYVLPKFEVVIDVPKHATFKDSSVTATVRARYTYGKPVKGEATITAYPDIFSDVIQPIFQAPVRKVVPIDGNVTVNFDIGNELRLTDDYKRPIQLEVAVKEALTGRIQNTSAQMILHKHQYTMELIQTAKSYKPGLKYTAFIKIAHHDGAPVQDQINPVQIWYGFSHDQSAYTNITRMLDKHGMIQLDFYPPLAENDTSAALNIQAQYLTLHESFSTINQALSPSGTYIQALLKTEKPMVNSNIEIEVNSTAPLKYLSYQVLGRGDILNAASVKVPEEYTVKFRFLATYVMAPTAHILVYYMRDDGEIVADSLNVDLDGALQNFVDIKTMLNETTPGANVDLVISSKPNSYIALLGVDQSSILLKSGNDISHDQILNELKSYDMNNEFSSVFPAWGSSSWSPGSSTAFDVFNESGAVVLTNGYVHDMSPLIYQRANFDEEMYESAAASPDPTTIQPGKLKVRKNFPETWLWHMLDAGPEGKTVLRRSVPDTITSWVLTAFSIDSVHGLGLIDTPRKLKVFQPFFVSLDLPYSVIRGEIVAIPIVVFNYLDKDLTAEVVLENMNQFEFAEISNEIHDTPKLELYRRKTIDIKANSQASVSFMIIPRDLGHIVIKATARSTLAGDGIEQKLLVKSEGETQYRNKAIFVDLRNAKTFETNLTVDIPRNAVVGSEHVEISAVGDILGPSIPNLANLIKMPFGCGEQNMLNFVPNIVVINYLKNTDQLTQAVKAKALKYMEIGYQQELTYRHEDGSFSAFGTSDHSGSTWLTAFVAKSFAQAAEHIMIEDRIIKEALQWLTTNQSPNGSFPEVGKVSHRDMQGGAAKGLALTAFTLVAFLENRDYFEEYSNVVNKGVDYIVRNLEGLDDVYSLCLCTYVLNLAKNPYEDTAFNRLESKAKQSGDYMWWSKPIPEDNKNPWYSLPSSVDVEMTSYALLTYLRRNMVADSLPIMKWLVSQRNADGGFASTQDTVIGIYALSKLSEKISSKNSNIAISFVYEDGGQSNININPGNNMILQKHMLPRKTREVNLTATGTGFAIIQVSYSYNLNVTGAWPLFTLDPQVDKNSNANHLQLSICSGFVPTKEANESNMAVMEVSLPSGFTVDIDSLPSLEISQHVKRVETKNGETMVVLYFDKMIREEYCPTVSAFRTHKVAKQKPVPVSIYDYYDSSRRARVFYEPQKATLCDICDGEDCGNVCVGVLDNQKNENDGSRGSACTMYHFSSPALLFVIMFAKSSFYF
- the LOC124305534 gene encoding CD109 antigen-like isoform X3; this translates as MDTLWPPLLLMLGTIATVTSSPYYTVIGPKVVRPNSEYHVSIGTTEISQPSTIYIELSGNLDSGNVFNVSQTITVEPYSTRIVRLEVGDTTPGNYKLVSRGLAGIIFSNSTDLRYIHKSYSVFVQTDRAVYKPGSKVLFRAVILDSRLRPPLSSAQLDIYITDGQGNRIKQWKRRTDSKGVFVGELQLSESPVLGNWKIFINILDQTFEKQFEVAEYVLPKFEVVIDVPKHATFKDSSVTATVRARYTYGKPVKGEATITAYPDIFSDVIQPIFQAPVRKVVPIDGNVTVNFDIGNELRLTDDYKRPIQLEVAVKEALTGRIQNTSAQMILHKHQYTMELIQTAKSYKPGLKYTAFIKIAHHDGAPVQDQINPVQIWYGFSHDQSAYTNITRMLDKHGMIQLDFYPPLAENDTSAALNIQAQYLTLHESFSTINQALSPSGTYIQALLKTEKPMVNSNIEIEVNSTAPLKYLSYQVLGRGDILNAASVKVPEEYTVKFRFLATYVMAPTAHILVYYMRDDGEIVADSLNVDLDGALQNFVDIKTMLNETTPGANVDLVISSKPNSYIALLGVDQSSILLKSGNDISHDQILNELKSYDMNNEFSSVFPAWGSSSWSPGSSTAFDVFNESGAVVLTNGYVHDMSPLSQPGIVGGRIDGFHPGVSTLRPDIGPPVTYRIATRPPLAGPYAFSRIPTPVWNKPHVFPMHDISNTWLFANFSSGPEGKTVLRRSVPDTITSWVLTAFSIDSVHGLGLIDTPRKLKVFQPFFVSLDLPYSVIRGEIVAIPIVVFNYLDKDLTAEVVLENMNQFEFAEISNEIHDTPKLELYRRKTIDIKANSQASVSFMIIPRDLGHIVIKATARSTLAGDGIEQKLLVKSEGETQYRNKAIFVDLRNAKTFETNLTVDIPRNAVVGSEHVEISAVGDILGPSIPNLANLIKMPFGCGEQNMLNFVPNIVVINYLKNTDQLTQAVKAKALKYMEIGYQQELTYRHEDGSFSAFGTSDHSGSTWLTAFVAKSFAQAAEHIMIEDRIIKEALQWLTTNQSPNGSFPEVGKVSHRDMQGGAAKGLALTAFTLVAFLENRDYFEEYSNVVNKGVDYIVRNLEGLDDVYSLCLCTYVLNLAKNPYEDTAFNRLESKAKQSGDYMWWSKPIPEDNKNPWYSLPSSVDVEMTSYALLTYLRRNMVADSLPIMKWLVSQRNADGGFASTQDTVIGIYALSKLSEKISSKNSNIAISFVYEDGGQSNININPGNNMILQKHMLPRKTREVNLTATGTGFAIIQVSYSYNLNVTGAWPLFTLDPQVDKNSNANHLQLSICSGFVPTKEANESNMAVMEVSLPSGFTVDIDSLPSLEISQHVKRVETKNGETMVVLYFDKMIREEYCPTVSAFRTHKVAKQKPVPVSIYDYYDSSRRARVFYEPQKATLCDICDGEDCGNVCVGVLDNQKNENDGSRGSACTMYHFSSPALLFVIMFAKSSFYF
- the LOC124305534 gene encoding CD109 antigen-like isoform X1 codes for the protein MRCLCGQVLSKCRREIMDTLWPPLLLMLGTIATVTSSPYYTVIGPKVVRPNSEYHVSIGTTEISQPSTIYIELSGNLDSGNVFNVSQTITVEPYSTRIVRLEVGDTTPGNYKLVSRGLAGIIFSNSTDLRYIHKSYSVFVQTDRAVYKPGSKVLFRAVILDSRLRPPLSSAQLDIYITDGQGNRIKQWKRRTDSKGVFVGELQLSESPVLGNWKIFINILDQTFEKQFEVAEYVLPKFEVVIDVPKHATFKDSSVTATVRARYTYGKPVKGEATITAYPDIFSDVIQPIFQAPVRKVVPIDGNVTVNFDIGNELRLTDDYKRPIQLEVAVKEALTGRIQNTSAQMILHKHQYTMELIQTAKSYKPGLKYTAFIKIAHHDGAPVQDQINPVQIWYGFSHDQSAYTNITRMLDKHGMIQLDFYPPLAENDTSAALNIQAQYLTLHESFSTINQALSPSGTYIQALLKTEKPMVNSNIEIEVNSTAPLKYLSYQVLGRGDILNAASVKVPEEYTVKFRFLATYVMAPTAHILVYYMRDDGEIVADSLNVDLDGALQNFVDIKTMLNETTPGANVDLVISSKPNSYIALLGVDQSSILLKSGNDISHDQILNELKSYDMNNEFSSVFPAWGSSSWSPGSSTAFDVFNESGAVVLTNGYVHDMSPLSQPGIVGGRIDGFHPGVSTLRPDIGPPVTYRIATRPPLAGPYAFSRIPTPVWNKPHVFPMHDISNTWLFANFSSGPEGKTVLRRSVPDTITSWVLTAFSIDSVHGLGLIDTPRKLKVFQPFFVSLDLPYSVIRGEIVAIPIVVFNYLDKDLTAEVVLENMNQFEFAEISNEIHDTPKLELYRRKTIDIKANSQASVSFMIIPRDLGHIVIKATARSTLAGDGIEQKLLVKSEGETQYRNKAIFVDLRNAKTFETNLTVDIPRNAVVGSEHVEISAVGDILGPSIPNLANLIKMPFGCGEQNMLNFVPNIVVINYLKNTDQLTQAVKAKALKYMEIGYQQELTYRHEDGSFSAFGTSDHSGSTWLTAFVAKSFAQAAEHIMIEDRIIKEALQWLTTNQSPNGSFPEVGKVSHRDMQGGAAKGLALTAFTLVAFLENRDYFEEYSNVVNKGVDYIVRNLEGLDDVYSLCLCTYVLNLAKNPYEDTAFNRLESKAKQSGDYMWWSKPIPEDNKNPWYSLPSSVDVEMTSYALLTYLRRNMVADSLPIMKWLVSQRNADGGFASTQDTVIGIYALSKLSEKISSKNSNIAISFVYEDGGQSNININPGNNMILQKHMLPRKTREVNLTATGTGFAIIQVSYSYNLNVTGAWPLFTLDPQVDKNSNANHLQLSICSGFVPTKEANESNMAVMEVSLPSGFTVDIDSLPSLEISQHVKRVETKNGETMVVLYFDKMIREEYCPTVSAFRTHKVAKQKPVPVSIYDYYDSSRRARVFYEPQKATLCDICDGEDCGNVCVGVLDNQKNENDGSRGSACTMYHFSSPALLFVIMFAKSSFYF
- the LOC124305534 gene encoding CD109 antigen-like isoform X4; amino-acid sequence: MRIKMVGDTTPGNYKLVSRGLAGIIFSNSTDLRYIHKSYSVFVQTDRAVYKPGSKVLFRAVILDSRLRPPLSSAQLDIYITDGQGNRIKQWKRRTDSKGVFVGELQLSESPVLGNWKIFINILDQTFEKQFEVAEYVLPKFEVVIDVPKHATFKDSSVTATVRARYTYGKPVKGEATITAYPDIFSDVIQPIFQAPVRKVVPIDGNVTVNFDIGNELRLTDDYKRPIQLEVAVKEALTGRIQNTSAQMILHKHQYTMELIQTAKSYKPGLKYTAFIKIAHHDGAPVQDQINPVQIWYGFSHDQSAYTNITRMLDKHGMIQLDFYPPLAENDTSAALNIQAQYLTLHESFSTINQALSPSGTYIQALLKTEKPMVNSNIEIEVNSTAPLKYLSYQVLGRGDILNAASVKVPEEYTVKFRFLATYVMAPTAHILVYYMRDDGEIVADSLNVDLDGALQNFVDIKTMLNETTPGANVDLVISSKPNSYIALLGVDQSSILLKSGNDISHDQILNELKSYDMNNEFSSVFPAWGSSSWSPGSSTAFDVFNESGAVVLTNGYVHDMSPLSQPGIVGGRIDGFHPGVSTLRPDIGPPVTYRIATRPPLAGPYAFSRIPTPVWNKPHVFPMHDISNTWLFANFSSGPEGKTVLRRSVPDTITSWVLTAFSIDSVHGLGLIDTPRKLKVFQPFFVSLDLPYSVIRGEIVAIPIVVFNYLDKDLTAEVVLENMNQFEFAEISNEIHDTPKLELYRRKTIDIKANSQASVSFMIIPRDLGHIVIKATARSTLAGDGIEQKLLVKSEGETQYRNKAIFVDLRNAKTFETNLTVDIPRNAVVGSEHVEISAVGDILGPSIPNLANLIKMPFGCGEQNMLNFVPNIVVINYLKNTDQLTQAVKAKALKYMEIGYQQELTYRHEDGSFSAFGTSDHSGSTWLTAFVAKSFAQAAEHIMIEDRIIKEALQWLTTNQSPNGSFPEVGKVSHRDMQGGAAKGLALTAFTLVAFLENRDYFEEYSNVVNKGVDYIVRNLEGLDDVYSLCLCTYVLNLAKNPYEDTAFNRLESKAKQSGDYMWWSKPIPEDNKNPWYSLPSSVDVEMTSYALLTYLRRNMVADSLPIMKWLVSQRNADGGFASTQDTVIGIYALSKLSEKISSKNSNIAISFVYEDGGQSNININPGNNMILQKHMLPRKTREVNLTATGTGFAIIQVSYSYNLNVTGAWPLFTLDPQVDKNSNANHLQLSICSGFVPTKEANESNMAVMEVSLPSGFTVDIDSLPSLEISQHVKRVETKNGETMVVLYFDKMIREEYCPTVSAFRTHKVAKQKPVPVSIYDYYDSSRRARVFYEPQKATLCDICDGEDCGNVCVGVLDNQKNENDGSRGSACTMYHFSSPALLFVIMFAKSSFYF